One part of the Solanum dulcamara chromosome 8, daSolDulc1.2, whole genome shotgun sequence genome encodes these proteins:
- the LOC129899564 gene encoding 26S proteasome regulatory subunit 6B homolog produces MATAMVLDPKPAEKPPATRPETSITDVPYDGEDDLYARLKSLQRQLEFIEIQEEYVKDELKNLRREHLRAQEEVKRIQSVPLVIGQFMEMIDQNNAIVGSTTGSNYYVRILSTINRELLKPSASVALHRHSNALVDVLPPEADSSISLLSQSEKPDVTYNDIGGCDIQKQEIREAVELPLTHHELYKQIGIDPPRGVLLYGPPGTGKTMLAKAVAHHTTAAFIRVVGSEFVQKYLGEGPRMVRDVFRLAKENAPAIIFIDEVDAIATARFDAQTGADREVQRILMELLNQMDGFDQTVNVKVIMATNRADTLDPALLRPGRLDRKIEFPLPDRRQKRLVFQVSTAKMNLGDEVDLEDYVSRPDKISAAEIAAICQEAGMHAVRKNRYVILPKDFEKGYRTNVKKPDTDFEFYK; encoded by the exons ATGGCAACAGCTATGGTTCTCGACCCGAAACCCGCCGAGAAACCACCGGCAACTCGACCGGAAACCTCCATCACCGACGTTCCTTACGACGGCGAAGATGACCTATACGCTCGCTTGAAATCACTTCAACGGCAACTCGAATTCATCGAGATCCAAGAGGAATACGTAAAGGACGAGCTCAAAAACCTCCGGCGAGAACATTTGCGGGCACAGGAAGAAGTCAAGCGGATCCAGTCGGTGCCGTTAGTAATTGGACAGTTCATGGAGATGATTGATCAGAATAACGCTATTGTAGGTTCAACTACGGGTTCTAATTACTATGTTAGGATACTTAGTACGATTAATCGAGAGCTTCTTAAGCCGTCGGCTTCTGTGGCTTTGCATCGCCATTCGAATGCGCTTGTTGATGTTTTGCCACCTGAGGCTGATTCCAGTATTTCGCTGCTTAGCCAATCGGAGAAGCCTGATGTTACTTACAAT GATATTGGAGGTTGCGACATACAAAAGCAGGAAATCCGTGAAGCTGTTGAGTTACCTCTGACTCATCATGAGTTGTACAAGCAGATTGGTATAGACCCTCCTCGTGGTGTGTTGCTCTATGGTCCACCAGGCACTGGGAAAACTATGCTTGCAAAGGCTGTAGCACATCATACCACCGCGGCCTTTATAAGGGTGGTTGGCTCAGAATTTGTTCAGAAGTACTTGGGCGAG GGCCCACGAATGGTTCGTGATGTCTTTCGCCTTGCCAAAGAAAATGCTCCAGCaatcatatttattgatgaggtTGATGCAATTGCTACTGCTAGGTTTGATGCTCAGACTGGAGCTGATAGAGAGGTCCAGCGTATCCTCATGGAACTACTAAATCAG ATGGATGGGTTTGACCAAACGGTGAATGTGAAAGTTATTATGGCAACCAATAGAGCTGACACACTGGACCCTGCACTTTTACGTCCTGGAAGGCTTGATCGTAAGATTGAATTTCCTTTGCCTGACAGACGTCAAAAAAGGCTCGTTTTTCAG GTAAGCACTGCTAAGATGAACTTAGGTGATGAGGTCGACTTGGAAGACTATGTTTCTCGCCCTGATAAAATCAGTGCTGCTGAG ATTGCGGCTATCTGTCAAGAAGCTGGTATGCATGCAGTGCGCAAGAATCGATATGTCATACTTCCGAAGGACTTCGAAAAGGGTTACAGAACCAACGTGAAGAAGCCTGACACTGACTTTGAATTCTACAAGTGA